The following is a genomic window from Pirellulales bacterium.
CGACGAGCGCGTCGTGCTAACGGCAAGCCCCGAGCAGATCGCCAGGCGACTCAAAGGGATTCCGCACTTGGCGCCGGAAGTGAAGCTCTGGGCGGCGCCTTACGAAGCGTATGCCCAGCGGCAGCTCGAGAAAACCGGCCCGCGGCAATTCAAGGAGCTGCTCGCGCTGGAAATGGCCCCGTTCAAAGTTCCCGGCTTCCACGGCAGCCGCTCGACGATGATGAAGCCGGGGGAGCGGCAGGAAGCGCTCGATGAACTCGTTCGCCAGGGCGAAAACCAAATCGACAGCCGCAAGACCGTCGTAAGTCGCCCGCTGCGGATCGTTTTTCCCCTCTGGGCCGGGCGGCTCCTGCACTTTCGCGGCGACTACGACGGCGAAAGCGGTGCCAAGCATTTCTACATGATGGCCCGCCCCGGCAACGACCAATTGGGCGAGCACGTCGCCGAGTTGGTCAGCGATTATCAAATTGCGAACGAGCAGGCCGCCCCGCGGGACATCATCCAGAAATACGATCGGGTCGTGTTCCGCCGCAAGCAGAATGCAACGTATTGGCTGGGGCTGATCAGTTTCGACGAAGGTCAGTACCAGACGGCGGAAGATTATTTTCGGATGGCGCCGCTCGAAATCCGCCCGGATGTGCCTTCGCAATGGATTGCCGGCGCCAAATACAACCTCGCCCGCGCCTGCGAAGCCGCCGGTCGATCGGCCGAAGCGATTAAGTTGCTCGAAGAGGACGATTCGCCGCAGCGCTACGGGAACCGCCTGCGAGCGCGGCGACTGAAGGAAGCCGCAAAGG
Proteins encoded in this region:
- a CDS encoding tetratricopeptide repeat protein; this translates as EWKRDPLFATLPEKYQSAPWFEKLEDKSYDHDLDADFLEEVTWLRDISNHARGRERDDLAVATALFDWTIRNIQLIDPPKPQSPVQQALLDQVLRRVPAEVLLQGEGVAAQRAWVFVLLGRQQKLDIVMLAVPDPDRPDQPRPWLPALVHDGQLYLFDTTLGLPIPGPGGKGIATLTQAAEVESVLASLDLDESHHYPFKATEAKQAMALVEASPGYLSRRMKVLESQLAGDERVVLTASPEQIARRLKGIPHLAPEVKLWAAPYEAYAQRQLEKTGPRQFKELLALEMAPFKVPGFHGSRSTMMKPGERQEALDELVRQGENQIDSRKTVVSRPLRIVFPLWAGRLLHFRGDYDGESGAKHFYMMARPGNDQLGEHVAELVSDYQIANEQAAPRDIIQKYDRVVFRRKQNATYWLGLISFDEGQYQTAEDYFRMAPLEIRPDVPSQWIAGAKYNLARACEAAGRSAEAIKLLEEDDSPQRYGNRLRARRLKEAAKATP